The Ictidomys tridecemlineatus isolate mIctTri1 chromosome 6, mIctTri1.hap1, whole genome shotgun sequence genome includes a region encoding these proteins:
- the Slc16a8 gene encoding monocarboxylate transporter 3 isoform X1, with protein MGAGGPRPGVGPPDGGWGWVVLVACFVVTGFAYGFPKAVSVFFRELMRDFGAGYSDTAWVSSIMLAMLYGTGPVSSILVTRFGCRPVMLAGGLLASAGMILASFATRLLELYLTAGVLTVPQGFALPVGPPVPPARRGGVPWGAAPSATSPAGLGLALNFQPSLIMLGLYFERRRPLANGLAAAGSPVFLSALSPLGQLLLELFGWRGGFLLFGGLLLHCCACGAVMRPPPGPGPRPRPRADREEDCAGDAPREAEADAEGTRLRLREAPPGGRTRRRLLDVAVCTDRAFIVYVVTKFLMALGLFVPAILLVNYAKDAGVPDTEAAFLLSIVGFVDIVARPACGALAGLARLRPHVPYLFSLALLANGITDLSSARARSYGTLVAFCIAFGLSYGMVGALQFEVLMAAVGAPRFPSALGLVLLVEAVAVLIGPPSAGRLVDALKNYEIIFYLAGSEVALAGVFMAVATYCCLRRSRDTPPGPTTGGASDTEDAEAEGEPESLPSGTQEPRSLESLEVPSPRAGSVGQEREADPGRSRESV; from the exons ATGGGTGCCGGCGGCCCCAGGCCAGGTGTGGGCCCCCCAGACGGCGGCTGGGGCTGGGTGGTGCTGGTCGCCTGCTTCGTGGTCACGGGCTTTGCTTATGGCTTTCCCAAGGCCGTGAGCGTCTTCTTCCGCGAGCTCATGCGCGACTTTGGCGCTGGCTACAGCGACACGGCCTGGGTGTCCTCCATCATGCTGGCCATGCTCTACGGAACCG GCCCGGTGTCCAGCATTCTTGTGACTCGCTTTGGCTGTCGCCCGGTGATGCTGGCGGGTGGGCTTCTGGCCTCCGCGGGCATGATCTTGGCTTCCTTCGCCACGCGCCTGCTGGAGCTCTACCTGACGGCCGGGGTGCTCACAG TTCCCCAGGGGTTTGCCCTTCCCGTCGGCCCACCTGTCCCTCCGGCCCGGCGGGGCGGGGTGCCCTGGGGAGCCGCGCCCAGCGCCACCTCGCCCGCAGGCCTGGGCCTGGCCCTCAACTTCCAGCCGTCGCTCATCATGCTGGGGCTGTACTTCGAGCGGCGGCGGCCTCTGGCCAACGGGCTGGCGGCGGCGGGCAGCCCGGTGTTCCTGTCTGCGTTGTCGCCGCTCGGCCAGCTGCTGCTCGAGCTCTTCGGCTGGCGCGGCGGCTTCCTGCTGTTCGGCGGCCTCCTGCTGCACTGCTGCGCCTGCGGAGCAGTCATGCGGCCCCCGCCCGGGCCTGGGCCCCGGCCCCGGCCACGTGCGGACCGCGAGGAGGACTGCGCGGGGGACGCCCCCAGAGAGGCGGAGGCGGATGCCGAGGGCACGAGGCTGCGGTTGCGCGAGGCGCCCCCTGGCGGCCGGACCCGCCGGCGCCTGCTGGACGTGGCCGTCTGCACGGATCGTGCCTTCATCGTGTACGTGGTCACCAAGTTCCTGATGGCGCTCGGGCTCTTCGTGCCTGCCATTCTGCTGGTGAACTACGCTAAGGACGCGGGTGTGCCTGACACTGAGGCCGCTTTCCTGCTGTCCATTGTGGGCTTTGTGGACATTGTGGCGCGGCCAGCGTGCGGAGCCCTCGCGGGTCTGGCGCGCCTGAGACCACACGTCCCCTACCTCTTCAGCCTGGCCCTACTGGCCAACGGGATTACCGATCTGAGCAGTGCGCGCGCGCGCTCCTACGGCACCCTTGTCGCCTTCTGCATTGCCTTTGGCCTCTCCTATGGCATGGTGGGTGCGCTGCAGTTCGAGGTGCTTATGGCAGCTGTGGGTGCGCCCCGCTTCCCCAGTGCGCTGGGCCTGGTGCTGCTCGTGGAGGCCGTGGCTGTGCTCATCGGACCGCCTTCTGCAG gccGCCTGGTGGACGCACTCAAGAACTACGAGATCATCTTCTACCTGGCTGGCTCAGAGGTGGCCCTGGCGGGGGTCTTCATGGCTGTCGCCACCTACTGCTGCCTGCGCCGCTCTCGGGACACCCCACCTGGCCCCACCACTGGTGGGGCCAGTGACACTGAGGACGCTGAGGCGGAGGGGGAACCTGAGTCCCTGCCTTCCGGCACCCAGGAGCCCCGCAGCCTCGAGAGCCTGGAGGTGCCCAGCCCCCGGGCTGGGTCTGTGGGACAGGAGCGGGAGGCAGACCCAGGGCGGAGCCGGGAGTCTGTGTAG
- the Slc16a8 gene encoding monocarboxylate transporter 3 isoform X3, translating into MRDFGAGYSDTAWVSSIMLAMLYGTGPVSSILVTRFGCRPVMLAGGLLASAGMILASFATRLLELYLTAGVLTVPQGFALPVGPPVPPARRGGVPWGAAPSATSPAGLGLALNFQPSLIMLGLYFERRRPLANGLAAAGSPVFLSALSPLGQLLLELFGWRGGFLLFGGLLLHCCACGAVMRPPPGPGPRPRPRADREEDCAGDAPREAEADAEGTRLRLREAPPGGRTRRRLLDVAVCTDRAFIVYVVTKFLMALGLFVPAILLVNYAKDAGVPDTEAAFLLSIVGFVDIVARPACGALAGLARLRPHVPYLFSLALLANGITDLSSARARSYGTLVAFCIAFGLSYGMVGALQFEVLMAAVGAPRFPSALGLVLLVEAVAVLIGPPSAGRLVDALKNYEIIFYLAGSEVALAGVFMAVATYCCLRRSRDTPPGPTTGGASDTEDAEAEGEPESLPSGTQEPRSLESLEVPSPRAGSVGQEREADPGRSRESV; encoded by the exons ATGCGCGACTTTGGCGCTGGCTACAGCGACACGGCCTGGGTGTCCTCCATCATGCTGGCCATGCTCTACGGAACCG GCCCGGTGTCCAGCATTCTTGTGACTCGCTTTGGCTGTCGCCCGGTGATGCTGGCGGGTGGGCTTCTGGCCTCCGCGGGCATGATCTTGGCTTCCTTCGCCACGCGCCTGCTGGAGCTCTACCTGACGGCCGGGGTGCTCACAG TTCCCCAGGGGTTTGCCCTTCCCGTCGGCCCACCTGTCCCTCCGGCCCGGCGGGGCGGGGTGCCCTGGGGAGCCGCGCCCAGCGCCACCTCGCCCGCAGGCCTGGGCCTGGCCCTCAACTTCCAGCCGTCGCTCATCATGCTGGGGCTGTACTTCGAGCGGCGGCGGCCTCTGGCCAACGGGCTGGCGGCGGCGGGCAGCCCGGTGTTCCTGTCTGCGTTGTCGCCGCTCGGCCAGCTGCTGCTCGAGCTCTTCGGCTGGCGCGGCGGCTTCCTGCTGTTCGGCGGCCTCCTGCTGCACTGCTGCGCCTGCGGAGCAGTCATGCGGCCCCCGCCCGGGCCTGGGCCCCGGCCCCGGCCACGTGCGGACCGCGAGGAGGACTGCGCGGGGGACGCCCCCAGAGAGGCGGAGGCGGATGCCGAGGGCACGAGGCTGCGGTTGCGCGAGGCGCCCCCTGGCGGCCGGACCCGCCGGCGCCTGCTGGACGTGGCCGTCTGCACGGATCGTGCCTTCATCGTGTACGTGGTCACCAAGTTCCTGATGGCGCTCGGGCTCTTCGTGCCTGCCATTCTGCTGGTGAACTACGCTAAGGACGCGGGTGTGCCTGACACTGAGGCCGCTTTCCTGCTGTCCATTGTGGGCTTTGTGGACATTGTGGCGCGGCCAGCGTGCGGAGCCCTCGCGGGTCTGGCGCGCCTGAGACCACACGTCCCCTACCTCTTCAGCCTGGCCCTACTGGCCAACGGGATTACCGATCTGAGCAGTGCGCGCGCGCGCTCCTACGGCACCCTTGTCGCCTTCTGCATTGCCTTTGGCCTCTCCTATGGCATGGTGGGTGCGCTGCAGTTCGAGGTGCTTATGGCAGCTGTGGGTGCGCCCCGCTTCCCCAGTGCGCTGGGCCTGGTGCTGCTCGTGGAGGCCGTGGCTGTGCTCATCGGACCGCCTTCTGCAG gccGCCTGGTGGACGCACTCAAGAACTACGAGATCATCTTCTACCTGGCTGGCTCAGAGGTGGCCCTGGCGGGGGTCTTCATGGCTGTCGCCACCTACTGCTGCCTGCGCCGCTCTCGGGACACCCCACCTGGCCCCACCACTGGTGGGGCCAGTGACACTGAGGACGCTGAGGCGGAGGGGGAACCTGAGTCCCTGCCTTCCGGCACCCAGGAGCCCCGCAGCCTCGAGAGCCTGGAGGTGCCCAGCCCCCGGGCTGGGTCTGTGGGACAGGAGCGGGAGGCAGACCCAGGGCGGAGCCGGGAGTCTGTGTAG
- the Slc16a8 gene encoding monocarboxylate transporter 3 isoform X2, with protein sequence MGAGGPRPGVGPPDGGWGWVVLVACFVVTGFAYGFPKAVSVFFRELMRDFGAGYSDTAWVSSIMLAMLYGTGPVSSILVTRFGCRPVMLAGGLLASAGMILASFATRLLELYLTAGVLTGLGLALNFQPSLIMLGLYFERRRPLANGLAAAGSPVFLSALSPLGQLLLELFGWRGGFLLFGGLLLHCCACGAVMRPPPGPGPRPRPRADREEDCAGDAPREAEADAEGTRLRLREAPPGGRTRRRLLDVAVCTDRAFIVYVVTKFLMALGLFVPAILLVNYAKDAGVPDTEAAFLLSIVGFVDIVARPACGALAGLARLRPHVPYLFSLALLANGITDLSSARARSYGTLVAFCIAFGLSYGMVGALQFEVLMAAVGAPRFPSALGLVLLVEAVAVLIGPPSAGRLVDALKNYEIIFYLAGSEVALAGVFMAVATYCCLRRSRDTPPGPTTGGASDTEDAEAEGEPESLPSGTQEPRSLESLEVPSPRAGSVGQEREADPGRSRESV encoded by the exons ATGGGTGCCGGCGGCCCCAGGCCAGGTGTGGGCCCCCCAGACGGCGGCTGGGGCTGGGTGGTGCTGGTCGCCTGCTTCGTGGTCACGGGCTTTGCTTATGGCTTTCCCAAGGCCGTGAGCGTCTTCTTCCGCGAGCTCATGCGCGACTTTGGCGCTGGCTACAGCGACACGGCCTGGGTGTCCTCCATCATGCTGGCCATGCTCTACGGAACCG GCCCGGTGTCCAGCATTCTTGTGACTCGCTTTGGCTGTCGCCCGGTGATGCTGGCGGGTGGGCTTCTGGCCTCCGCGGGCATGATCTTGGCTTCCTTCGCCACGCGCCTGCTGGAGCTCTACCTGACGGCCGGGGTGCTCACAG GCCTGGGCCTGGCCCTCAACTTCCAGCCGTCGCTCATCATGCTGGGGCTGTACTTCGAGCGGCGGCGGCCTCTGGCCAACGGGCTGGCGGCGGCGGGCAGCCCGGTGTTCCTGTCTGCGTTGTCGCCGCTCGGCCAGCTGCTGCTCGAGCTCTTCGGCTGGCGCGGCGGCTTCCTGCTGTTCGGCGGCCTCCTGCTGCACTGCTGCGCCTGCGGAGCAGTCATGCGGCCCCCGCCCGGGCCTGGGCCCCGGCCCCGGCCACGTGCGGACCGCGAGGAGGACTGCGCGGGGGACGCCCCCAGAGAGGCGGAGGCGGATGCCGAGGGCACGAGGCTGCGGTTGCGCGAGGCGCCCCCTGGCGGCCGGACCCGCCGGCGCCTGCTGGACGTGGCCGTCTGCACGGATCGTGCCTTCATCGTGTACGTGGTCACCAAGTTCCTGATGGCGCTCGGGCTCTTCGTGCCTGCCATTCTGCTGGTGAACTACGCTAAGGACGCGGGTGTGCCTGACACTGAGGCCGCTTTCCTGCTGTCCATTGTGGGCTTTGTGGACATTGTGGCGCGGCCAGCGTGCGGAGCCCTCGCGGGTCTGGCGCGCCTGAGACCACACGTCCCCTACCTCTTCAGCCTGGCCCTACTGGCCAACGGGATTACCGATCTGAGCAGTGCGCGCGCGCGCTCCTACGGCACCCTTGTCGCCTTCTGCATTGCCTTTGGCCTCTCCTATGGCATGGTGGGTGCGCTGCAGTTCGAGGTGCTTATGGCAGCTGTGGGTGCGCCCCGCTTCCCCAGTGCGCTGGGCCTGGTGCTGCTCGTGGAGGCCGTGGCTGTGCTCATCGGACCGCCTTCTGCAG gccGCCTGGTGGACGCACTCAAGAACTACGAGATCATCTTCTACCTGGCTGGCTCAGAGGTGGCCCTGGCGGGGGTCTTCATGGCTGTCGCCACCTACTGCTGCCTGCGCCGCTCTCGGGACACCCCACCTGGCCCCACCACTGGTGGGGCCAGTGACACTGAGGACGCTGAGGCGGAGGGGGAACCTGAGTCCCTGCCTTCCGGCACCCAGGAGCCCCGCAGCCTCGAGAGCCTGGAGGTGCCCAGCCCCCGGGCTGGGTCTGTGGGACAGGAGCGGGAGGCAGACCCAGGGCGGAGCCGGGAGTCTGTGTAG
- the Baiap2l2 gene encoding BAR/IMD domain-containing adapter protein 2-like 2 isoform X1: MAPEMDQFYRSTMAIYKSIMEQFNPALENLVYLGNNYLRAFHALSEAAEVYFRAIQKIGEQALQSSTSQILGEILVQMSDTQRHLNSDLEVVVQTFHGDLLQHMEKNTKLDMQFIKDSRQHYEMEYRHRASNLEKCMSELWRMERNRDKNAREMKESVSRLHAQMQAFVAESQRAAELEEKRRYRFLAEKHLLLSNTFLQFFGRARGVLQSRVLLWKEQSEASRSPSRAHSPGLLGPALGPPYPAGRLTPTRLDMPPRPLGEFSSPRSRHGSGSYGPEPPEARSASQLEPDRRSLPRTPSAASLYTSSSQRSRSNSFGERPGGGGSSGGAKRVRALVSHSEGANHTLLRFSAGDVVEVLVPEAQNGWLYGKLEGSSASGWFPEAYVKPLEQVPGSPLSPASPVTSVNPANELPSRSYPLRGTHSLDDLLDRPGNPAASSEYWDGQSRPRTPSGAPSRVPSPAPAPLPGSRRSSMGGINDVKKLMSWEQHPPELFPRGTNPFATVKLRPTVTNDRSAPIIR; the protein is encoded by the exons ATGGCACCCGAGATGGACCAGTTCTACAGGTCCACCATGGCCATCTACAAG AGCATCATGGAGCAGTTCAACCCTGCCCTGGAGAACCTGGTGTACCTGGGCAACAACTACCTACGGGCCTTTCACG CCCTGTCCGAGGCAGCTGAGGTGTACTTCAGGGCCATCCAGAAGATTGGGGAGCAGGCCTTGCAGAGCTCCACCTCGCAGATTCTGG GGGAGATCTTGGTGCAGATGTCGGACACCCAGCGGCACTTGAACTCAGACCTGGAGGTGGTG GTGCAGACATTCCATGGAGACCTGCTGCAGCACATGGAGAAGAACACCAAGCTGGACATGCAGTTCATCAAG GACAGCCGGCAGCACTACGAGATGGAGTACCGCCACCGAGCCTCCAACCTGGAGAAGTGCATGTCCGAGCTATGGCGCATGGAGCGCAACAGGGACAAGAACGCCCGGGAGATGAAG GAGAGCGTGAGCCGGCTGCACGCCCAGATGCAGGCCTTCGTGGCCGAGAGCCAGCGCGCTGCGGAGCTCGAGGAGAAGCGGCGCTACCGCTTCCTGGCCGAGAAGCACCTGCTGCTCTCCAACACCTTCCTGCAGTTCTTTGGCCGG GCCCGGGGCGTGCTGCAGAGCCGCGTGCTGCTGTGGAAGGAGCAGTCGGAGGCCAGCCGCAGCCCGTCGCGCGCCCACTCCCCGGGCCTGCTGGGCCCCGCGCTGGGGCCGCCCTACCCCGCGGGCCGCCTGACGCCCACCCGCCTGGACATG CCCCCCAGGCCTCTGGGAGAGTTCAGCTCCCCGCGCAGCCGGCACGGCTCCGGCTCCTACGGTCCTGAGCCCCCCGAGGCGAGGTCCGCGTCCCAGCTGGAGCCAGACCGCCGGTCCCTGCCCCGGACGCCGTCGGCCG CCTCGCTCTACACCAGCAGCTCCCAGCGCTCGCGCTCCAACTCTTTCGGCGAGCGCCCGGGAGGCGGCGGCAGCAGCGGGGGTGCCAAGAGAGTCCGTGCCCTGGTCTCCCACTCCGAGGGCGCCAACCACACGCTGCTGCGCTTCTCGGCCGGAGACGTGGTGGAGGTGCTAGTGCCCGAGGCCCAGAACGGCTGGCTCTACGGCAAGCTGGAGGGCTCCTCCGC GAGCGGCTGGTTCCCCGAGGCCTACGTGAAGCCTTTGGAGCAGGTGCCCGGGAGCCCCCTGAGCCCCGCGAGCCCCGTGACCTCCGTGAACCCCGCAAACGAGCTACCTTCCAG GTCCTACCCGCTCCGGGGCACCCACAGCCTTGATGACCTCCTGGACCGGCCAGGCAACCCCGCAGCGTCCTCCGAGTACTGGGACGGCCAGTCTCGGCCCCGCACCCCAAGCGGGGCCCCAAGCCGCGTCCCTAGCCCTGCGCCTGCACCCTTGCCCGGCAGCCGCCGAAGCAGCATGGGGGGTATCAATGACGTCAAG aAACTGATGTCCTGGGAGCAGCACCCGCCAGAGCTCTTCCCCCG GGGCACGAACCCCTTTGCCACCGTGAAGCTGCGTCCCACTGTCACCAATGACCGCTCCGCACCCATCATCCGCTGA
- the Baiap2l2 gene encoding BAR/IMD domain-containing adapter protein 2-like 2 isoform X2 has translation MSQEQNQVLCFLLCPAPLPAQTCEARSCGWAADILSCFTARSSLVQTFHGDLLQHMEKNTKLDMQFIKDSRQHYEMEYRHRASNLEKCMSELWRMERNRDKNAREMKESVSRLHAQMQAFVAESQRAAELEEKRRYRFLAEKHLLLSNTFLQFFGRARGVLQSRVLLWKEQSEASRSPSRAHSPGLLGPALGPPYPAGRLTPTRLDMPPRPLGEFSSPRSRHGSGSYGPEPPEARSASQLEPDRRSLPRTPSAASLYTSSSQRSRSNSFGERPGGGGSSGGAKRVRALVSHSEGANHTLLRFSAGDVVEVLVPEAQNGWLYGKLEGSSASGWFPEAYVKPLEQVPGSPLSPASPVTSVNPANELPSRSYPLRGTHSLDDLLDRPGNPAASSEYWDGQSRPRTPSGAPSRVPSPAPAPLPGSRRSSMGGINDVKKLMSWEQHPPELFPRGTNPFATVKLRPTVTNDRSAPIIR, from the exons ATGTCACAGGAGCAGAATCAAgtgctttgttttcttctgtgtcCGGCTCCTCTCCCGGCACAGACCTGCGAGGCTCGCTCGTGTGGCTGGGCTGCGGACATCCTGTCCTGTTTCACTGCTCGGTCCTCTTTG GTGCAGACATTCCATGGAGACCTGCTGCAGCACATGGAGAAGAACACCAAGCTGGACATGCAGTTCATCAAG GACAGCCGGCAGCACTACGAGATGGAGTACCGCCACCGAGCCTCCAACCTGGAGAAGTGCATGTCCGAGCTATGGCGCATGGAGCGCAACAGGGACAAGAACGCCCGGGAGATGAAG GAGAGCGTGAGCCGGCTGCACGCCCAGATGCAGGCCTTCGTGGCCGAGAGCCAGCGCGCTGCGGAGCTCGAGGAGAAGCGGCGCTACCGCTTCCTGGCCGAGAAGCACCTGCTGCTCTCCAACACCTTCCTGCAGTTCTTTGGCCGG GCCCGGGGCGTGCTGCAGAGCCGCGTGCTGCTGTGGAAGGAGCAGTCGGAGGCCAGCCGCAGCCCGTCGCGCGCCCACTCCCCGGGCCTGCTGGGCCCCGCGCTGGGGCCGCCCTACCCCGCGGGCCGCCTGACGCCCACCCGCCTGGACATG CCCCCCAGGCCTCTGGGAGAGTTCAGCTCCCCGCGCAGCCGGCACGGCTCCGGCTCCTACGGTCCTGAGCCCCCCGAGGCGAGGTCCGCGTCCCAGCTGGAGCCAGACCGCCGGTCCCTGCCCCGGACGCCGTCGGCCG CCTCGCTCTACACCAGCAGCTCCCAGCGCTCGCGCTCCAACTCTTTCGGCGAGCGCCCGGGAGGCGGCGGCAGCAGCGGGGGTGCCAAGAGAGTCCGTGCCCTGGTCTCCCACTCCGAGGGCGCCAACCACACGCTGCTGCGCTTCTCGGCCGGAGACGTGGTGGAGGTGCTAGTGCCCGAGGCCCAGAACGGCTGGCTCTACGGCAAGCTGGAGGGCTCCTCCGC GAGCGGCTGGTTCCCCGAGGCCTACGTGAAGCCTTTGGAGCAGGTGCCCGGGAGCCCCCTGAGCCCCGCGAGCCCCGTGACCTCCGTGAACCCCGCAAACGAGCTACCTTCCAG GTCCTACCCGCTCCGGGGCACCCACAGCCTTGATGACCTCCTGGACCGGCCAGGCAACCCCGCAGCGTCCTCCGAGTACTGGGACGGCCAGTCTCGGCCCCGCACCCCAAGCGGGGCCCCAAGCCGCGTCCCTAGCCCTGCGCCTGCACCCTTGCCCGGCAGCCGCCGAAGCAGCATGGGGGGTATCAATGACGTCAAG aAACTGATGTCCTGGGAGCAGCACCCGCCAGAGCTCTTCCCCCG GGGCACGAACCCCTTTGCCACCGTGAAGCTGCGTCCCACTGTCACCAATGACCGCTCCGCACCCATCATCCGCTGA